GGCAAaactttccctcaccctaaacatCCCTGGTattaaccaacaaaacacaaacgcccaaaacacagcacctccccaaaacacacagAACCAAAATCCACCGCCAAACCCTCCCGCGCCACATTAATAtgccacacctcctcaaaaccATAACCCTCCACCACTACCTACTCCTCCACAACACCATcaccatccaactcaatacccacaaaccaccacttaccatactcttcaaaatgcaccacaacttactcttgatccccaaaactcaaccaatgaccaccattatgccCAAATTCctggagtccaccaaagcaatcccatatatgttgaaactttaccccacaccccacaacaaaccctatataTACCGGAATTCGCCGAGAAGGACCTTCTCATCAAGAATATggcagaagaactcaagaagctcactggCAGAGTTCAGAGTGTCGAAGGTGGCAAGGGCATCAAAGGTTTGAATTATCAGGACTTGTGCATTCAACCAGATGTAGAACtgtcggagggttacaaacctcccaaattCGAAATGTTCGACGAAACTGGTGATCCAAAAGTGCATCTAAGAACATACTGTGGCAAACTTGTGGGGGTTGGCAAAGATGAACGAATTCTTATGAAGTTTTTCATGAGGAGCCTCGCTGGAGATGTTTTGTCTTGGTACaacagtcagaacccaaagaagtgggttaattgggtgaacatggcgtcagatttcatggatcggttcaggttcaacacaaaaaatgcaccagacgttttctacattcaaaatctcaagaagaaaccaacgAAAACCttctgcgagtatgctactcgatggagGTCTGAAGCCGTGAAAGTAAGGCCGGCACTTGAAGatgaacagatgaataagttctttgtCAGATCTCAAGACCCACAATACTAcgaaaggttgatggttattgaaaaccataaattttctgacatcatcaagctgggagaaagaatagaagaagggatcaaaagcgtaATGGTGACAAATTTCGAAGCACTCCAAGCCATAAAGAAAGCTTTGCAGTAAAAAGGTATctacaagaagaaagaagtaggtacAGTAATGGTAGCCAAGGGtccaaagtctcctctcacataccaaacacctctacCCACATACCAGCCTTCacccccagataccaacaacctgctggcacctaccacacttataacacctaACCCGCATATTACTACTCACCACCAGCCctccaaaattaccaaaaaccaagaccaaattttgaccgcagaccacctagacaatacactccgattgctgaacccatagaccaacaaTATGAGATACTGAAGGTtgctggttatgtcactcccattcccattgttgctatggaaaactcttctcAGTGGGTTAACCAaaacaagacatgtgcctatcactcaagcatgaagggtcataccattgatgaATGTTGCACTTTGAAGGACAAGATTCAGAtgttaattgacaccaaagtcatacaggcaaaggagacTACACCCAAtgttcgtaacaatcctctcccacatcacagaggtgagggagtaaatgtgatagagaccgatgaagaatgggatccagaagggtcaattggactcattcggaagagggatgatcctaaaacatctccagtcatgCCCATTGTAgtccaaacccaggcaccgattgaagttgaggtacCCGCACCAACGCCATTTGAAGTCGAGGCGACCACACCCTTCACTGTAATGGTAACACCTACGCCATCTTACAAGTCTAATGTCATACCATGGGATTATATTGTGTAAGCAAGAAGGAAGGAAAAAgcgaaaatggaagaaacaggtgcagcaGAAGGCATGACTAGAACCGGTAGGGTTTACACACCCGAGcacttgggaggaacaagcaaagaagctgTATCTAAGCTGCATGTTATTGAGATCGGCCCGGAcgacctttggagaaaggtgcaagcgagAGAATACTCTGTGGTTGACCATCTAAACAAAACTCCTACtcagatatccattttatcactgctaCAAAACTCGAGAcacataggaatgccctgatgaaggtgctgagtg
This sequence is a window from Nicotiana tomentosiformis chromosome 5, ASM39032v3, whole genome shotgun sequence. Protein-coding genes within it:
- the LOC138892638 gene encoding uncharacterized protein, producing MAEELKKLTGRVQSVEGGKGIKGLNYQDLCIQPDVELSEGYKPPKFEMFDETGDPKVHLRTYCGKLVGVGKDERILMKFFMRSLAGDVLSWYNSQNPKKWVNWVNMASDFMDRFRFNTKNAPDVFYIQNLKKKPTKTFCEYATRWRSEAVKVRPALEDEQMNKFFVRSQDPQYYERLMVIENHKFSDIIKLGERIEEGIKSVMVTNFEALQAIKKALQ